In the Acetobacterium sp. KB-1 genome, TCAAGTTGATCGCCGATAAAAGAACAAAAACAGTAAGGAGAGTTCAGTGAAAAAAATTGGAGTTCAGCAGATTATTGATCATGTGGCTGAAATGTGTATTGAGGCCAATACTCATTTATCAGCAGATATGCAAGAGGGACTGGAACGAGCAAGGGTATCAGAGGAATCCATAAATGGGAAAGAGATTATTGATACCATGCTCAGTAATTTTTTAATGGCCAGGAAAAAAAACATCCCCATTTGTCAGGACACCGGTATGGTTGTCATGTTTGTAACCTTTGGCCAGGATCTGACGATCGAAGGGGGAAGTCTTGAAGCGGCCCTCCAGGCCGGGGTTGCCAAAGGTTATGAGGAAGGTTATCTGCGAAAATCCGTTGTTTCTGATCCTTTTATCCGGACCAATACGGGGAACAATACCCCGGCGGTGATTCATTATCAGGTGGTTCCCGGGGATGGCTTAAAAATAAAAATCTTACCCAAGGGATTTGGTAGCGAAAACACCAGCGCCTTAAAAATGCTAAAACCGTCAGATGGTATTGCGGGGGTTAAAGAATTTGTACTCCAGACGGTGGAAACCGGTAGTCCCAATGCCTGCGCACCGATTGTGGTGGGCGTTGGTGTTGGTGGTACCATGGAAAAAGCCGCTTTGATGGCTAAAGAAGCTCTGGGCAGACCGTTGGGCGAGCACAATCAACAAGAACATATAATGGCACTGGAAGACTACCTTTTAGAAGCCAGCAATGCACTGGGAATCGGACCGATGGGCCTGGGCGGAGTCAATACTGTCTTGGGTGTCAATGTCGAAGTCTTTCCGACCCATATAGCCGGGTTGCCGGTGGCGGTTAATATATCCTGTTACGTCAATCGACATGTGGAAAGGGAATTATAGAATGGCTGCTGTAAAGATCAAAACACCGTTGAGTAAAAAGGAACGCAAGAAGTTAAGAGCGGGCGACCATGTGCGGATTTCCGGGCTCATTTATACAGCCCGGGATGCGGCTCACAAACGGATGATGGAAACCCTGGAAAAGGGCTTGCCCTTACCAATGAATTTAACCGATGAGTTAATTTATTATGTTGGTCCCTGTCCGGCCAGATCTGGTGAAATTATTGGTTCAGCAGGACCGACAACCAGTGGCCGAATGGATATCTACACCCCGGAGCTGCTGGAGCGTGGACTTGCCGGTATGATCGGTAAGGGCAATAGAAGTGAGCGGGTTATCAATAGCATGATGAGCAATGATGTTGTTTATTTTGCCTGTGTGGGTGGAGCCGGGGCATTATTGCAAGATTGTATTAAATCGGTTGAAATAATTGCCTATGAAGATCTGGGGACCGAAGCGATCCGAAAAATAGAAGTCAAAGATTTTCCGGCGATTGTTGTCATTGACACCCTGGGAAACAATTTATATGAAACTGAAAGAAAAAAATTTGCGAATAAACTATGGATTTAGTGGGAGGAAACATGAAAAAAGCGGAAATGGTTATTGAAACGTCGTTGCGAGAGGGTGGTACCGACCCGATCTTCAGAATTGCTGGAGAAGCTGCAAACCGTACCAGAGAATTGGGTTCAGAAGCCGTCATTAATTCAACCATCGGAGCCTTGATGGATGATGATGGCGAATTGGTGACATTCAAATCAGTCTATGATACCTTAAAAAGCCTACCGAATAATCTGATTGCGGATTACTCAGGGCTGGCCGGTCAGCCGGATTTTTTAGAACAGATTACAAAAGCTTGTTTTAAAGACTGTAAACCGGAAGGTCATATCCGAGCTGTGGCAACCCCAGGCGGAACCGGGGCTGTTCGTCATTCATTTTGCAACTATACTCAGCTGGGCGATACAATTTTATTGACGGACTGGTATTGGGCTGCCTATGCCACGATTGCTGATGAAAATCATCGAAAAGTGACAACCTTCCCACTTTATAATGAAAAGGGTGGATTTAATTTAGAGGGTTGGAAGAAAAGCATCCTCGAGCTGCTAAAAAAACAGCAACGGGTTTTAACGGTTCTCAATACACCCGCTCATAACCCCACTGGCTATACCATTTCGTTAGCAGAATGGGAAGCGATTAAGACCTTTGTGACCGAAACAGCCAAGGCCCAACCCGAGTCAAAAATAATTTTGCTGGTAGACCTGGCTTACATCGATTTTGCCGGTGACGGGGATGAAGCCCGTCAGTTTATGAAAATGCTGACCGGGATGCCCAACAATGTGCTAACGCTGTATGCGTTTAGTTGCTCAAAGGGTTACACCATGTACGGACTCAGAAACGGCGCGATTCTGTGTGTGGCACCCACGGAAGAAATTGCCAGTGAATTTGCCAATGCCTGTACCTATTCCAACCGTGGCAACTGGTCAAACGGCACCCGGGGAGCGATGGAAACCATCACAAAAATATTTTCCAATGATGAATTATACAATCAGGCGATGGCCGAGCAGAGCTTTTATAAAAGTATCTTAAGGCATCGAGCTGCCGCTTTTGTGGAAGAAGCAAAAAAAATAGGACTGGAAATGGTCACCTATTGTGACGGGTTTTTTATTAGCATCCCCTGTGATAAACCTCGGGAAGTTAGCAGCCATTTAATGGAAAAAAATACATTTGTGGTCGCGTTAGGTAAGGGTCTTCGTTTTGCACCCTGTGCCGTATCAGAAGAAAAATGCCGTCGTTCGCCCCAGTTAATCCTGGATGCCATCAAAGCGGTAGAAGGTTGTTAATAATCGGTTGATGTTATTTTTGTAAATAAGTACACGTCCATAAGATGTTTATGGTCGTTTTGCAAGTGCTTATTGTTTTGAAATTTGAAAGGTGAAGAGATGAGAGTTAAAATCGTAGATGTTGCCAGAGAAGCAAATGTTTCCGTTGCAACAGTATCCCGCGTTGTCAATAATATTCCGCTAGTAAACGAAGAAACGAAAGAACGCGTATTGGAAGCCATCAAAAAAACCGGTTACAAACCCAATGCTATTGCCCGAAGTCTAAAAATTCAAAAAACCAATACCATGGGGATTATGATCCCGGATATTACCAATCCCTATTACACCGAGATTGTCCGCGGTGCAGAGGATGTTTGTGGTATCTATCATTACAATATCATTTTGAGTAACACCGATTTTGATCCGGAAAAAGAGAAAAAATCTCTGAATGTTCTGGTTGAAAAACAATGTGATGGGATCATCTATGTTGGGAAAGATTTAAGTGACGAAATGCAAGCCGAACTCATCGATGCACCGAGCGAGGTGGTATTAGGTTGTATTCCTGATGACAGTGGTGTGTTAAGCGGGGTTTTAATTAACAATGAAACGGCCGCTTACGAATTAGCCATGGAGCTGATAAAAATGGGTCATAAAAAGTTTATGCTGTTTTTCGATGAATTGGAAGAAGGCTATATTTATCAGGAACGAAAAAAAGGGTTTATTAAAGCCTTTGAAGAAAATAACATTGAATTTGATGACAGTCGCATTTTGAGAGAAAAACTGAGTCTTTCAGGTGGCTACACGATGATGCAGGAAGCCATTAATACCGGGGTCGATTTTACCTGTGTTTTCTGTTTTAATGATCAGACCGCGCTGGGAGCGATTCGTTGTGCCGAAGAGATGGGTAAGAAAATTCCTGAAGACATTAGTATTTGCGGCTTTAATAATTTTTGGATCGCAGAATGGACCAGACCACAAATTACCACGGTTGCCCAGCCGATGTATGACATTGGTGCCATCGCGATGCGGATGCTCATTAAACTTTGCGAAAAAGACGGCGATCGTACTGTGAAAAATGTCTATGTCCCGCATGAGGTTCATATTCGGGCCTCAGTGACAAATATCGAGAAATAAAAAGACGTTTGAGAAACCGGGTTTAATCTCGATAAACAATGGTAATGGGGTAGGAAGATAACGTGTCAGTGTGATTTTTGGATCATTCTGAGTTGATCGGTTTTTTCCGTAGAAAACCCGAAGGAAGGAAGTTCATTGGAATCAAATATTACACGGCTTGATTATAATGGTAAAGAAATAATTTTAATTGGAACCGCTCATGTTTCAAAGAATAGTGTCGATGAAGTGCGGGAAACGATTGAAAAGGAACGGCCGGATTCGATCTGTATCGAACTGGATCAACAGCGCTATGAAGCAATTAATCAGAAAGACAGATGGTCCAATACAAATCTGGTTCAGGTTATTAAAAGCAAACGGGCCGGTTTTATGTTTGTAAATATTTTATTATCGAATTATCAGCGAAAGTTGGCTGAACAGTTTGGTATTGAATCCGGTCAGGAAATGATGGAGGGGATTGCCTGTGCGAAAGAGTATGGAGCAGAGTTGGTGCTGGCAGATCGCAGCATCCAAATCACCTTTAATCGGATCTGGCGGGGCTGTAGTTTATGGGAAAAGATTAAGGTTGTCTTTTCGATTATTCTCAGTGTCGTGGACGATGAAGAAATTACTGAAGACGATCTGGAAAAGCTGAAATCTGACGACATGCTCACAGCGGCCCTATCAGAAATGGGTTCAGCTTTTAAAGGTGTCAAAAAATACCTGGTTGATGAGCGGGATCAATATCTGGCCTATAAAATAAAGAATGCGCCGGGCGATAAGGTTGTGGCAGTCCTTGGTGCTGCACATGTACCAGGAATTAAAGAAGAGATTTTTAAAGATCAAGATATAAAAAAACTAGAAGTAATCCCTCCGAAATCAAATGTTGGAAAAATAATTGGTTGGATGATCCCGATTGTTCTGGTTGGCGTGATCGTCGCCACTTTTATTGCAAACCCCAGTTCTGGTTGGGAGCAGGCAAAAACCTGGATCATTTGGAATGGTGCGTTATCGGCTTTAGGAACCTTAATAGCCGGAGGACACATTGTCTCGGTGGTGGTCGCTTTTTTTGCAGCACCGATTACCTCATTAAATCCGCTACTGGCGGCGGGCTGGTTTGCGGGGACATCAGAGGCGCATTTTCGAAAACCAAAGGTCGAGGACTTTGAGTCATTGCCAAAAGACCTGGGTAGCATTAAAGGATTATGGAAAAACAAGGTCACAAAGGTATTAATGGTTGTGGTTTTTGCCAATTTGGGAAGCGTATTGGGAACCTGGCTAGGTGGTCTGAATATCATCGGGATTTTTATCAATACCTTTTCATAATGCAAGAAAATGAGGCCGAAGAACGTATAAATATTCAGTGCGTGCAAAAAAACTTGTTAATGTTTACAAAATAATATATAATTAACACCATTAGGAATTTAGAAAGGAGAAGACTATGAAAAGAAAACTATTAGGTCTATCACTGGTTGTTTTACTGTTATCGGCACTCGTTTTGACAGGTTGTTCCTCCGGAGGTACTAAAACATCAGAAGATGCTTTGGCGGATAAGGTGTTAAGTATCGGCGTGGATGATACCTACCTGCCGATGGAATTTCGAGATGATCAAAATGAATTGGTTGGTTTTGACATTGACTTTGCAAATGCTTTAGCTGAAGAATTAGGGGTAACGGCAGAGTTTCAGACCGTTGCCTGGGATGGTATTTTTAATGGCTTAAATGCTAAACAATATGATGTTATCATTTCGAGCACGAGTATTACACCGGAACGTCTTGAAGGTTTCAGTATGAGTGATCCTTACGTTGCCAACGGGATTGTTATTGTATCCAGAAAAGATGCGACACCCGTGACCGTCTTTAAAGAGCTTGAAGGCAAGGTTCTGGGAGCACAAATTGAAACCACGGCGGATATTGCGGCAGAAAAATTAAAGGTTGATGAAGGCGTTAATGTTGAGATCAAAAAATTTGACGGCATGTTGGATGCTTTTGCAGCACTTCAAGGCAAGCAGATCGATAATGTCATTACTGACATCGGTGTAGCAATGTATTATGTTGCACAAAACCCTGATTTGTATGTTGTCAGTTCAGACGTCTTAACCAATGAACCAATTGGAATTACCGCTCGGTTAGCCGATACAGCTATAACTGAGCAGTTTAATGAGGCCATTAAAGCTTTACAGGAAAGTGGCAAGATGACCGAAATTTCCATGAAATGGTTCGGCCAGGACATGACTAAAGATATTGATACTGAATTGATTGTCATTGAATAGGCTCTTAAATAATTAAATAAACTATTGGAATAGGACTTGGTACAGTTTTTGTGACAAGTCCTGTTCATATGTTTACAGCGGAACAGCATGGGAACAGCTTCCACGACAGCTTGTCATTAACAAAACAATGGAAAGCGAACCAGTTTGTTTCAAAGATTCATAAGTAAATGTTCGTGAGGGTTGTAGACAAAGTAATTAAGTTGTTAATGTCTTTTTCGGTGATGCGTTGTTTTGGCATGGTTGAAAAAGGTTTTGTCTGCAGTCTGACATGGATCAGTGTTAAAATTTTTAAGACGAAGGGAAGATCAACGTGTTAAATGAAATCCAACTATGGGCAATTGTAAATGGAACCATCGTCACCCTTGAAATTGCAATTGTAGCAATTATTTTTGGTGCGATTTTTGGTGTGGTGGTTGCTCTCGGGAGACTATCAAAAAATAAGGCGGCCAATACGCTATCCTGGTTTTATATCTGGTTTTTCAGAGGAACGCCAATGTTGCTGCAATTATTTATTATCTATTATGCCATTCCGATTATTTATCTGGATGCAACGGGATCAACATTCAATGTTAATCCAATGATTGCGGCCTTTGCAGCGTTTTCTTTAAATGCTACCGCGTATCTGGCAGAAATTATTCGTGCCGCAATCGAATCGATTGATGGCGGACAAATGGAGGCATCGAAGGCATTGGGAATGAGTTATCGTCAGGCGATGACAAAAATTATTATTCCCCAAACCTACAAAAGACTGGTAGCCCCATTGGGTAACGAGTTGATTATGTTGTTAAAAGATACCTCGTTGGTATCGACAATCGCACTCTTTGACTTACTCAGAACCACAAAAACGATGGCAAGTGCAACCGGTTCATGGATATATTACATTTATGCAGCCGCTATTTATTTATTCTTAACAACGATTATCCAGGTTGTATTCGATAAGATGGAAAAGAAACTTGGGATTTACGAAAGATAGGGAAATGAATATGAGTATGGTAAAATTAGTGAACGTCCGAAAATCTTTTGGAGATTTAGAAGTGCTAAAAGGTGTTAACCTTGAGGTTTCACAAGGTGAAGTAGTCTGTATAATCGGTGCCAGTGGCTCAGGAAAAAGTACCTTGCTGCGGTGTTTAAACCATTTGGAACGGATATCCGACGGAGAAATATACATCGAGGATGTGCTCTCAGATAAACGGGCCAATAGTAAGGATTTGATGAAGATTGATCCAGTAACAGTGCAGTCATTGTGCGCAGATCTGGGCATGGTTTTCCAGAGCTTTAACCTATTTCCTCACTTGACGGTGATTGATAACGTGACCATTGCACCTCTGATTGTGAAAAAAATTGATAAAAAAATTGCGGAAACAAGAGCTCTGGACCTACTTAGTATGGTTGGCCTGTCGGAAAAAAAAGATGAGTACC is a window encoding:
- a CDS encoding fumarate hydratase, which codes for MKKIGVQQIIDHVAEMCIEANTHLSADMQEGLERARVSEESINGKEIIDTMLSNFLMARKKNIPICQDTGMVVMFVTFGQDLTIEGGSLEAALQAGVAKGYEEGYLRKSVVSDPFIRTNTGNNTPAVIHYQVVPGDGLKIKILPKGFGSENTSALKMLKPSDGIAGVKEFVLQTVETGSPNACAPIVVGVGVGGTMEKAALMAKEALGRPLGEHNQQEHIMALEDYLLEASNALGIGPMGLGGVNTVLGVNVEVFPTHIAGLPVAVNISCYVNRHVEREL
- a CDS encoding Fe-S-containing hydro-lyase, with protein sequence MAAVKIKTPLSKKERKKLRAGDHVRISGLIYTARDAAHKRMMETLEKGLPLPMNLTDELIYYVGPCPARSGEIIGSAGPTTSGRMDIYTPELLERGLAGMIGKGNRSERVINSMMSNDVVYFACVGGAGALLQDCIKSVEIIAYEDLGTEAIRKIEVKDFPAIVVIDTLGNNLYETERKKFANKLWI
- a CDS encoding pyridoxal phosphate-dependent aminotransferase, yielding MKKAEMVIETSLREGGTDPIFRIAGEAANRTRELGSEAVINSTIGALMDDDGELVTFKSVYDTLKSLPNNLIADYSGLAGQPDFLEQITKACFKDCKPEGHIRAVATPGGTGAVRHSFCNYTQLGDTILLTDWYWAAYATIADENHRKVTTFPLYNEKGGFNLEGWKKSILELLKKQQRVLTVLNTPAHNPTGYTISLAEWEAIKTFVTETAKAQPESKIILLVDLAYIDFAGDGDEARQFMKMLTGMPNNVLTLYAFSCSKGYTMYGLRNGAILCVAPTEEIASEFANACTYSNRGNWSNGTRGAMETITKIFSNDELYNQAMAEQSFYKSILRHRAAAFVEEAKKIGLEMVTYCDGFFISIPCDKPREVSSHLMEKNTFVVALGKGLRFAPCAVSEEKCRRSPQLILDAIKAVEGC
- a CDS encoding LacI family DNA-binding transcriptional regulator, whose translation is MRVKIVDVAREANVSVATVSRVVNNIPLVNEETKERVLEAIKKTGYKPNAIARSLKIQKTNTMGIMIPDITNPYYTEIVRGAEDVCGIYHYNIILSNTDFDPEKEKKSLNVLVEKQCDGIIYVGKDLSDEMQAELIDAPSEVVLGCIPDDSGVLSGVLINNETAAYELAMELIKMGHKKFMLFFDELEEGYIYQERKKGFIKAFEENNIEFDDSRILREKLSLSGGYTMMQEAINTGVDFTCVFCFNDQTALGAIRCAEEMGKKIPEDISICGFNNFWIAEWTRPQITTVAQPMYDIGAIAMRMLIKLCEKDGDRTVKNVYVPHEVHIRASVTNIEK
- a CDS encoding TraB/GumN family protein translates to MESNITRLDYNGKEIILIGTAHVSKNSVDEVRETIEKERPDSICIELDQQRYEAINQKDRWSNTNLVQVIKSKRAGFMFVNILLSNYQRKLAEQFGIESGQEMMEGIACAKEYGAELVLADRSIQITFNRIWRGCSLWEKIKVVFSIILSVVDDEEITEDDLEKLKSDDMLTAALSEMGSAFKGVKKYLVDERDQYLAYKIKNAPGDKVVAVLGAAHVPGIKEEIFKDQDIKKLEVIPPKSNVGKIIGWMIPIVLVGVIVATFIANPSSGWEQAKTWIIWNGALSALGTLIAGGHIVSVVVAFFAAPITSLNPLLAAGWFAGTSEAHFRKPKVEDFESLPKDLGSIKGLWKNKVTKVLMVVVFANLGSVLGTWLGGLNIIGIFINTFS
- a CDS encoding transporter substrate-binding domain-containing protein — encoded protein: MKRKLLGLSLVVLLLSALVLTGCSSGGTKTSEDALADKVLSIGVDDTYLPMEFRDDQNELVGFDIDFANALAEELGVTAEFQTVAWDGIFNGLNAKQYDVIISSTSITPERLEGFSMSDPYVANGIVIVSRKDATPVTVFKELEGKVLGAQIETTADIAAEKLKVDEGVNVEIKKFDGMLDAFAALQGKQIDNVITDIGVAMYYVAQNPDLYVVSSDVLTNEPIGITARLADTAITEQFNEAIKALQESGKMTEISMKWFGQDMTKDIDTELIVIE
- a CDS encoding amino acid ABC transporter permease translates to MLNEIQLWAIVNGTIVTLEIAIVAIIFGAIFGVVVALGRLSKNKAANTLSWFYIWFFRGTPMLLQLFIIYYAIPIIYLDATGSTFNVNPMIAAFAAFSLNATAYLAEIIRAAIESIDGGQMEASKALGMSYRQAMTKIIIPQTYKRLVAPLGNELIMLLKDTSLVSTIALFDLLRTTKTMASATGSWIYYIYAAAIYLFLTTIIQVVFDKMEKKLGIYER
- a CDS encoding amino acid ABC transporter ATP-binding protein, translated to MSMVKLVNVRKSFGDLEVLKGVNLEVSQGEVVCIIGASGSGKSTLLRCLNHLERISDGEIYIEDVLSDKRANSKDLMKIDPVTVQSLCADLGMVFQSFNLFPHLTVIDNVTIAPLIVKKIDKKIAETRALDLLSMVGLSEKKDEYPSRLSGGQQQRVAIARALAMDPKIMMFDEPTSALDPELVGEVLATMRHLAEKGMTMLIVTHEIGFAREVADRVIFMDGGVICEEGTPEEVLLNPKEERTKSFLNKIL